The following proteins are encoded in a genomic region of Pseudodesulfovibrio mercurii:
- the cobJ gene encoding precorrin-3B C(17)-methyltransferase, producing the protein MLKAVSLGPGDISLLTPAARWAIEEAEVVAGYKAYIELVPDGMLEGKIVISTGMMGELDRARQAVEHARSGRRTVMVCSGDAGIYAMAGLLMEVLESEGLLETVPFEVIPGVAAFNAAAALLGAPLMHDFASISLSDLLTPWERIEQRLQAAASADFVIALYNPRSKRRSDHLREALDIIGQFRRPTTPVGIVRKAYRVGQFVEAVPLKDVDVEKADMQTVLLVGNSATRLVGGRMLTPRGYHRKYAL; encoded by the coding sequence GTGCTTAAGGCGGTCAGTCTCGGACCCGGGGACATCTCCCTGCTGACCCCGGCGGCCCGTTGGGCCATCGAGGAGGCCGAGGTGGTGGCCGGGTACAAGGCGTACATCGAGCTGGTCCCGGACGGCATGCTCGAGGGCAAGATCGTCATCTCCACGGGCATGATGGGCGAGCTGGACCGCGCCCGGCAGGCCGTGGAGCACGCCCGGTCCGGGCGCCGGACCGTCATGGTCTGCTCCGGCGACGCGGGCATCTACGCCATGGCCGGGCTGCTTATGGAGGTCCTGGAGAGCGAGGGTCTGCTCGAGACCGTGCCCTTCGAGGTCATCCCCGGCGTGGCCGCCTTCAACGCGGCGGCGGCCCTGCTCGGCGCGCCGCTCATGCACGACTTCGCGTCCATCTCCCTGAGCGACCTGTTGACCCCGTGGGAGCGCATCGAACAGCGCCTTCAGGCCGCGGCCAGCGCGGATTTCGTCATCGCCCTGTACAACCCCCGCTCCAAGCGGCGCAGCGACCACCTGCGCGAGGCACTGGACATCATCGGCCAGTTCCGCAGGCCGACCACGCCCGTGGGCATCGTGCGCAAGGCGTACCGCGTGGGCCAGTTCGTCGAGGCCGTGCCGCTGAAGGACGTGGATGTGGAAAAGGCGGACATGCAGACCGTGCTCCTGGTCGGCAACTCGGCCACCCGCCTGGTGGGGGGGCGCATGCTCACCCCGCGCGGCTATCACCGCAAATACGCCCTGTAA
- a CDS encoding cytochrome c3 family protein, translated as MKKSLIISLMVAALVCVFCLPVVIAANAPADSITIEVPAGAKATKTPVVFPHKKHVDGGIDCLVCHHKATSKDDVKGCASEGCHIDASAAAKKEPTSFYSAFHSKKSDASCLACHKKEKKAGKNVPVSCKECHPK; from the coding sequence ATGAAGAAATCTCTCATCATCAGCCTGATGGTGGCCGCCCTGGTGTGCGTCTTCTGCCTGCCCGTGGTCATTGCGGCCAACGCGCCTGCGGACAGCATCACCATCGAGGTCCCGGCCGGCGCCAAAGCGACCAAGACGCCCGTGGTCTTCCCGCACAAGAAACACGTTGACGGCGGCATCGACTGCCTGGTCTGCCATCACAAGGCCACCAGCAAGGACGACGTCAAGGGCTGTGCTTCCGAAGGCTGCCACATCGACGCGAGCGCGGCTGCCAAGAAGGAGCCGACCAGCTTCTACTCCGCCTTCCACAGCAAGAAGTCCGACGCTTCCTGCCTGGCCTGCCACAAGAAGGAAAAGAAGGCCGGCAAGAACGTTCCGGTCAGCTGCAAGGAATGCCACCCCAAATAA
- a CDS encoding protein adenylyltransferase SelO has translation MRFLNTYAHLPAPFFQRIDPEPVAAPTLIRLNRPLAERMELDLPGDEADLAAVFTGNRILPGAEPVAQAYAGHQFGQFVPQLGDGRAHLLGEVVNAAGERFDIQFKGSGRTRFSRGGDGRAPLGPVIREYVVSEAMHALGVPTTRALAMAATGQPVFREDELPGAVITRVASGFVRVGTFEYFAARRMEPELRLLADHVIERNHPEARQAANPYQALFESVCAAQAELMARWLCLGFVHGVMNTDNTAVSGETIDYGPCAFLDRYDPDAVFSSIDQFGRYAFNRQPNIITWNLACLGGCLLPLLDPDETRAREIGETVLDGFIPAFTGHYRRELCRKIGLPGDDESFGLARRLLELMRTGRTDFTNTFRSLADAQAAPATFTAPFATPDIAAWLNDWLRRLTDTGSADTARAVMRAANPAFIPRNHRIEQAIRAAVTGDFAPTHRLIDVLARPFDDQPENNAYATPPRPEERVTQTFCGT, from the coding sequence ATGCGCTTCCTCAATACCTACGCCCACCTGCCCGCCCCCTTTTTCCAGCGCATCGACCCCGAGCCGGTGGCCGCGCCCACGCTCATCCGCCTGAACCGTCCCCTGGCCGAACGGATGGAACTCGACCTGCCCGGCGACGAGGCTGACCTGGCCGCCGTGTTCACCGGCAACCGCATCCTGCCGGGGGCCGAGCCCGTCGCCCAGGCCTACGCGGGCCACCAGTTCGGCCAGTTCGTGCCCCAGCTCGGCGACGGTCGGGCGCACCTCCTGGGCGAGGTGGTCAACGCGGCGGGCGAGCGGTTCGACATCCAGTTCAAGGGGTCGGGCCGAACCCGGTTCTCGCGCGGCGGCGACGGCCGCGCCCCGCTCGGCCCGGTCATCCGCGAGTACGTGGTCAGCGAGGCCATGCACGCCCTGGGCGTGCCCACCACCCGCGCCCTGGCCATGGCCGCCACGGGCCAGCCCGTGTTCCGCGAGGACGAACTGCCCGGCGCGGTCATCACCCGCGTGGCCTCGGGATTCGTGCGCGTGGGCACCTTCGAATACTTCGCGGCCCGGCGCATGGAGCCCGAGTTGCGCCTGCTGGCCGACCACGTCATCGAACGCAACCACCCCGAGGCGCGCCAGGCGGCCAACCCGTACCAAGCCCTCTTCGAGTCCGTGTGTGCGGCCCAGGCCGAACTCATGGCCCGGTGGCTCTGCCTCGGCTTCGTGCACGGGGTCATGAACACGGACAACACCGCCGTGAGCGGCGAGACCATCGACTACGGCCCGTGCGCCTTCCTGGACCGCTACGACCCCGACGCGGTGTTCAGCTCCATCGACCAGTTCGGGCGCTACGCCTTCAACCGGCAGCCGAACATCATAACCTGGAACCTGGCCTGCCTGGGCGGCTGCCTCCTGCCCCTGCTCGATCCGGACGAGACCCGCGCCCGCGAAATCGGCGAAACGGTCCTCGACGGCTTCATCCCGGCCTTCACCGGCCACTACCGCCGCGAGCTGTGCCGCAAGATCGGTCTGCCAGGCGACGACGAGTCCTTCGGGCTGGCCCGGCGGCTCCTCGAACTCATGCGCACCGGCCGGACCGACTTCACCAACACCTTCCGGTCGCTTGCCGATGCCCAGGCCGCCCCGGCCACGTTCACCGCCCCGTTCGCCACGCCCGACATCGCCGCCTGGCTCAACGACTGGCTCAGGCGCCTGACCGACACCGGCTCCGCCGACACCGCCCGCGCCGTCATGCGCGCCGCCAACCCGGCCTTCATCCCGCGCAACCACCGCATCGAGCAGGCCATCCGGGCGGCCGTGACCGGCGACTTCGCCCCCACCCACCGGCTCATCGACGTCCTGGCCCGCCCCTTCGACGATCAGCCCGAAAACAACGCATACGCCACCCCGCCCCGCCCCGAGGAGCGCGTCACCCAAACCTTCTGCGGCACCTGA
- a CDS encoding phosphotransferase enzyme family protein: MTNLLSLWGLPPGRQRTDIVLPGSPERCLSRRALEDGRGRIWMLETLRPGQFERRERIGRALDGLSRAGLPVPAYLAGPDGRFVVEHDGRYLQLSPYVPGDPLPQPEFIEDGARGESLGAFLCRLREVSGTVREFDDEPPFVLEAYVNELLTLMAERRPDLHRDLIPVLPALAPLFEAWPGLTTALCHGDFHPLNVIWHGRAAVAVIDWEFAGIRPCLFDAANCLGCVGIEDPHALVRGLAPALLHTLRRGLCLDRDAFALLPELLLGLRFAWMSEWLRRKDEEMIGIEVHYMRLLANSLDTLLPAWQKLLGE, encoded by the coding sequence ATGACCAACCTGCTCTCCCTCTGGGGACTGCCTCCGGGCCGCCAGCGCACGGATATCGTCCTGCCCGGCAGCCCGGAGCGCTGCCTGTCGCGCCGCGCCCTGGAGGACGGCCGGGGCCGGATCTGGATGCTCGAGACCCTGCGGCCGGGCCAGTTCGAACGGCGTGAGCGCATCGGCCGCGCCCTGGACGGGCTGTCCCGCGCCGGGCTGCCCGTGCCAGCCTACCTGGCCGGACCGGACGGCCGGTTCGTGGTCGAGCACGACGGCCGGTATCTACAGCTCTCCCCTTACGTGCCCGGCGACCCCCTGCCCCAGCCCGAATTCATCGAGGACGGCGCGCGCGGCGAAAGCCTGGGCGCGTTCCTGTGCCGGTTGCGCGAGGTTTCGGGCACGGTCCGCGAGTTCGACGACGAGCCGCCCTTTGTCCTGGAGGCGTACGTCAACGAGCTCCTGACCCTCATGGCCGAACGCCGCCCGGACCTGCACAGGGACCTGATCCCGGTATTGCCCGCCCTGGCCCCGCTCTTCGAGGCCTGGCCCGGCCTGACCACCGCGTTGTGCCACGGCGATTTTCACCCCCTGAACGTCATCTGGCACGGCCGGGCCGCCGTGGCCGTCATCGACTGGGAGTTCGCGGGCATCCGGCCCTGCCTGTTCGACGCGGCCAACTGCCTGGGCTGCGTGGGCATCGAAGACCCCCACGCCCTGGTGCGCGGCCTGGCCCCGGCCCTGCTGCACACCCTGCGCCGGGGGCTGTGCCTGGACCGGGACGCCTTCGCCCTGCTGCCCGAACTGCTCCTCGGCCTGCGCTTCGCCTGGATGTCCGAATGGCTGCGCCGCAAGGACGAGGAGATGATCGGAATCGAGGTTCACTACATGCGCCTGCTGGCCAACTCCCTGGACACCCTGCTCCCGGCCTGGCAAAAACTGCTCGGAGAATGA
- a CDS encoding pyridoxal phosphate-dependent aminotransferase has translation MSLNVSKRRPLVAQSEIRNMTLECARVSGVNLAQGVCDLPVPEPVIRGAEEAMRAGTNIYTRFDGLPRLRAAIAAKQRRFTGMDLDPDGQVVATCGATGAFYAACLALLDEGDEVLVFEPYYGYHIVTMVSLGIKPVYVTLEPPEWGFAAQDLERAVTAKTRAIVLNTPSNPAGKVFDREELSVIADFAEAHDLFVFTDEIYEHFVFDGREHIAPATLPGMARRTITISGLSKVFAITGWRLGYALCDPEWALAIGHFSDLVYVCAPAPLQIGAATGLEELGPDYYRGVSDEHQMKRDRFCDTLRAIGLTPHVPAGAYYTLADVTRLPGATAKERALYLLEKTGVACVPGSAFYSGPVGETLARFCFAKEMDVLEDAMQRLRRLG, from the coding sequence ATGTCGCTGAACGTGAGCAAACGCAGGCCGCTGGTGGCCCAGTCCGAAATCCGCAACATGACCCTGGAATGCGCCCGCGTGTCGGGCGTGAACCTGGCCCAGGGCGTGTGCGACCTGCCCGTGCCCGAGCCGGTCATCCGGGGGGCCGAGGAGGCCATGCGCGCGGGCACCAACATCTATACCCGCTTCGACGGCCTGCCCCGGCTGCGCGCGGCCATCGCGGCCAAGCAGCGCCGCTTCACCGGCATGGACCTGGACCCGGACGGCCAGGTGGTCGCCACCTGCGGGGCCACGGGCGCGTTCTATGCCGCCTGCCTGGCCCTGCTCGACGAGGGCGACGAGGTTCTGGTCTTCGAGCCCTACTACGGCTACCACATCGTGACCATGGTCTCGCTCGGCATCAAGCCGGTCTACGTCACCCTGGAACCGCCGGAATGGGGTTTCGCGGCGCAGGACCTGGAGCGGGCCGTGACCGCGAAAACGCGGGCCATCGTCCTGAACACCCCGTCCAACCCGGCGGGCAAGGTCTTCGACCGCGAGGAGCTCTCCGTCATCGCCGACTTCGCCGAGGCCCACGACCTGTTCGTCTTCACCGACGAAATCTACGAGCACTTCGTCTTCGACGGCCGTGAGCACATCGCCCCGGCCACCCTGCCGGGCATGGCCCGCCGGACCATCACCATCTCGGGACTGTCCAAGGTCTTCGCCATCACCGGCTGGCGGCTGGGCTACGCCCTGTGCGACCCCGAGTGGGCTCTGGCCATCGGCCACTTCAGCGATCTGGTCTACGTCTGCGCACCCGCGCCGCTCCAGATCGGCGCGGCCACGGGGCTGGAGGAACTCGGGCCGGACTACTACCGGGGCGTGTCCGACGAGCATCAGATGAAGCGGGACCGTTTCTGCGACACCCTGCGGGCCATCGGCCTGACCCCGCACGTCCCGGCCGGGGCCTACTACACCCTGGCCGACGTGACCCGGCTACCCGGCGCAACCGCCAAGGAACGCGCCCTGTACCTGCTGGAAAAAACCGGCGTGGCCTGCGTGCCGGGCTCGGCCTTCTACTCCGGCCCGGTGGGCGAAACCCTGGCGCGCTTCTGCTTCGCCAAGGAAATGGACGTCCTCGAAGACGCCATGCAGCGCCTGCGGCGGCTGGGATAG
- a CDS encoding 4Fe-4S binding protein: MKITPDRFRLAVQAAFTLLSLYAGYRFLLFLDWVAGRSDVFTPKPGAVEGFLPISALLGFRRLVSSGFWDRAHPAGLAVFLAALVMAFLFRKGFCGYICPVGFLSGLLERAGRRLGLAKVPPRKLDLALHAFKYLAMAAFLFAVFAMDPRSLESFLRSPFNLTSDARMLDFFLHPSGLALSVLAALVLLSLLVRNFWCRYLCPYGALLGLLAWFGPVRVTRDKDACVHCGKCSASCPSGIAVEKKDRVLTPECIGCGQCIGACPVKGCLGFSALGHRIPWQTVAVGAVLVLVIARLWAGYAGAWDNPLPPDMLKRIYQAGAGL, translated from the coding sequence ATGAAGATCACTCCCGACCGTTTCCGGCTGGCCGTCCAGGCCGCCTTCACCCTCCTCTCCCTGTACGCGGGCTACCGCTTCCTCCTCTTCCTCGACTGGGTCGCGGGCCGCTCGGACGTCTTCACGCCCAAGCCCGGCGCGGTGGAGGGGTTCCTGCCCATCTCCGCCCTGCTCGGCTTCCGCAGGCTCGTGTCCTCGGGCTTCTGGGACCGCGCCCACCCGGCCGGGCTGGCCGTGTTCCTGGCCGCCCTGGTCATGGCCTTCCTGTTCCGCAAGGGGTTCTGCGGCTACATCTGCCCGGTGGGCTTCCTGTCCGGGCTCCTGGAACGGGCCGGACGCAGGCTCGGCCTGGCCAAAGTCCCGCCGCGCAAACTCGACCTGGCCCTGCACGCCTTCAAGTACCTGGCCATGGCCGCCTTCCTGTTCGCGGTCTTCGCCATGGACCCGCGCTCCCTGGAATCCTTCCTGCGCAGCCCGTTCAACCTGACCTCGGACGCGCGCATGCTCGACTTCTTCCTGCACCCGTCCGGCCTGGCCCTGAGCGTGCTCGCGGCCCTGGTCCTGCTCAGCCTGCTGGTGCGCAACTTCTGGTGCCGGTACCTCTGCCCCTACGGCGCGCTCCTCGGCCTGCTGGCCTGGTTCGGGCCGGTGCGCGTCACCCGCGACAAGGACGCCTGCGTGCACTGCGGCAAGTGTTCGGCAAGTTGCCCCTCGGGCATCGCGGTGGAAAAAAAGGACCGGGTCCTGACTCCGGAGTGCATCGGCTGCGGCCAGTGCATCGGGGCCTGTCCGGTCAAGGGATGCCTCGGATTCTCCGCCCTCGGACACCGCATCCCCTGGCAGACCGTGGCCGTGGGGGCCGTGCTCGTGCTCGTCATAGCCCGCCTCTGGGCCGGATACGCCGGGGCCTGGGACAACCCCCTCCCCCCCGACATGCTCAAACGCATCTACCAGGCCGGAGCCGGGCTGTAG
- a CDS encoding cation:proton antiporter family protein translates to MPLDPLVILLAFGCGYVVSRAGLPPLTGYLLAGFVLSTQGYVSGPAIQAVADIGVTVLLFTIGLKLRVKSLLRPEVWAGASVHMLLTVALFSAGLMGLSAAGFAFFSGLGWPTALLIAFALSFSSTVFAVKILDESGRAGSLNGRTAIGVLIIQDIFAVLFLAFSTGKLPTAWALAVLAGLPPARWVFMRMLDRIGHGELQVLFGFFLAFVAGAWAFDVVGLKADLGALVMGMLLAPHPRAKDLAGALYSIKDFLLVGFFLEIGLAGLPDLATLNAALILILALPIKVILFFLIFTRFRLRARTSLVTAFNLADYSEFGLIVGGLAAANGWLSRDWLLALAIALSLSFVLASPLNRRADRLFEAWRKFLQRFETRELHPDEEPYQAGNWQVAVIGMGRVGTGAYDYFTDKFGPVVLGLDLSPETVDNHLAEGRQVLLADVTDPDFWRKLPRTRSPFKLMVLAAPALETQLHVLDRLKQRGFAGTVAAMAQYDDEVDILREAGVDTAFNIFAEAGAGLGSHICRETEDLGIESQLPDEG, encoded by the coding sequence ATGCCCCTCGATCCCCTCGTCATCCTCCTCGCCTTCGGCTGCGGCTACGTGGTCAGCCGGGCGGGGCTGCCCCCGCTGACGGGCTACCTTCTGGCCGGGTTCGTCCTGTCCACCCAGGGATACGTTTCCGGTCCGGCCATCCAGGCCGTGGCCGACATCGGCGTGACCGTCCTGCTCTTCACCATCGGGCTCAAGCTCCGCGTGAAGAGCCTGCTCCGACCCGAGGTCTGGGCCGGGGCGTCCGTGCACATGCTCCTGACCGTGGCCCTGTTCTCGGCCGGACTCATGGGGCTGTCCGCCGCCGGGTTCGCCTTCTTCTCCGGCCTCGGCTGGCCCACGGCCCTGCTCATCGCCTTCGCCCTGAGCTTTTCGTCCACGGTCTTCGCGGTGAAGATCCTGGACGAGAGCGGACGGGCGGGCTCCCTGAACGGACGGACGGCCATCGGCGTGCTCATCATCCAGGACATCTTCGCGGTCCTGTTCCTGGCCTTTTCCACGGGCAAGCTTCCCACGGCCTGGGCCCTGGCGGTGCTGGCCGGGCTGCCGCCCGCCCGCTGGGTGTTCATGCGCATGCTCGACCGCATCGGCCACGGCGAACTCCAGGTCCTGTTCGGTTTCTTCCTGGCCTTCGTGGCCGGGGCCTGGGCCTTTGACGTGGTCGGCCTCAAGGCCGACCTGGGCGCGCTGGTAATGGGCATGCTCCTGGCCCCCCACCCCAGGGCCAAGGACCTGGCCGGAGCCCTGTACTCCATCAAGGACTTCCTGCTGGTCGGCTTCTTCCTGGAAATCGGCCTGGCCGGGCTGCCGGACCTGGCGACCCTGAACGCCGCCCTGATCCTGATCCTCGCCCTGCCCATCAAGGTCATCCTCTTCTTCCTGATCTTCACCCGATTCCGCCTCCGGGCCCGGACCAGTCTGGTCACCGCCTTCAACCTGGCCGACTACAGCGAATTCGGCCTTATCGTCGGCGGCCTGGCCGCGGCCAACGGCTGGCTGTCCCGCGACTGGCTGCTGGCCCTGGCCATCGCCCTGTCCCTCTCCTTTGTCCTGGCCTCGCCCCTGAACCGCCGGGCCGACCGGCTGTTCGAGGCATGGCGGAAATTCCTGCAACGGTTCGAGACCCGGGAGCTCCACCCGGACGAGGAACCGTACCAGGCGGGCAACTGGCAGGTGGCCGTGATCGGCATGGGCCGGGTGGGTACCGGAGCCTACGACTACTTCACCGACAAATTCGGCCCCGTGGTCCTGGGCCTCGACCTCTCCCCGGAAACCGTGGACAACCATCTGGCGGAAGGCCGCCAGGTCCTGCTGGCGGACGTCACGGACCCGGACTTCTGGCGCAAGCTCCCCCGGACCCGCTCCCCGTTCAAGCTGATGGTCCTGGCCGCCCCCGCCCTGGAGACCCAGCTCCACGTCCTGGACAGGCTCAAGCAACGCGGGTTCGCAGGGACCGTCGCGGCCATGGCCCAGTATGACGACGAGGTGGACATCCTGCGCGAGGCGGGCGTGGACACCGCCTTCAACATCTTTGCCGAGGCCGGTGCCGGCCTGGGCTCCCACATCTGCCGCGAAACCGAGGATCTGGGCATCGAATCGCAGCTGCCCGACGAGGGCTGA
- a CDS encoding potassium channel family protein, translated as MSYHREQLFVGVWLTHFVPCFFAGAVLLLTAGRLPLPLVPDGAAAAPIRTVLNGTAMALITLLYHRWRNRRIRRYWPETEAVYAGPRLRRAALVGFLAGAADILLTLNEWGVLFLAVLVLAVLGWNLRAFALRALLLMRPNGEITWADVNELLRIYLATLIGFTLVNAAVDGLHVLGGSMPPFGFMSEGGELFLNALYYTVVTMTTLGFGDIVPRTWDGKILLIIQSLLSYFMFAFMIGIITRGVTQGRRP; from the coding sequence ATGTCATACCACCGGGAACAGCTCTTCGTCGGCGTCTGGCTGACCCACTTCGTGCCCTGCTTCTTTGCCGGGGCCGTGCTCCTGCTCACGGCCGGGCGGCTGCCCCTGCCCCTTGTTCCGGACGGCGCGGCCGCCGCCCCGATCCGGACCGTGCTCAACGGCACCGCCATGGCCCTGATCACCCTGCTCTACCATCGCTGGCGCAACCGGCGCATCCGGCGCTACTGGCCGGAGACCGAGGCCGTCTATGCAGGGCCCCGACTGCGCCGCGCCGCACTGGTCGGATTCCTGGCCGGCGCGGCGGACATCCTGCTGACCCTGAACGAATGGGGCGTTCTCTTCCTGGCGGTCCTGGTCCTGGCCGTCCTGGGCTGGAACCTGCGCGCCTTCGCCCTGCGCGCCCTGCTCCTCATGCGGCCCAACGGCGAGATCACCTGGGCCGACGTGAACGAACTGCTGCGCATCTACCTCGCCACCCTGATCGGCTTCACCCTGGTCAACGCGGCCGTGGACGGACTCCACGTCCTGGGCGGAAGCATGCCCCCGTTCGGATTCATGTCCGAAGGCGGCGAACTCTTCCTCAACGCCCTCTACTATACGGTGGTGACCATGACCACGCTCGGTTTCGGGGACATCGTGCCCCGCACCTGGGACGGCAAGATCCTGCTCATCATCCAGAGCCTGCTCAGCTATTTCATGTTCGCCTTCATGATCGGTATCATCACCCGCGGCGTGACCCAGGGCCGCCGACCGTAA
- a CDS encoding SOS response-associated peptidase, whose protein sequence is MCGRFALGIPKKRLEEVFGLPMPDDYAPCYNAAPGSDVLCLDGQGFARRRWGLVPAWADSPQIGARLINARSETVFDKPSFREGARARRLLVPAQAFYEWRREGRVRTPFAFGLRDADCFAMAGIGASWTDPRSGQVLDSLSVLTCPPNAVMADIHERMPVILPPAAWSAWLDPAAERGDLARLLVPYPAGAMRVWPVSPRVNSPVTDGPELLEAVPDPGPDKGPPAPPEQGRLL, encoded by the coding sequence ATGTGCGGACGATTCGCCCTGGGCATCCCCAAGAAGCGGCTGGAAGAGGTCTTCGGCCTCCCCATGCCGGACGACTACGCGCCCTGCTACAACGCGGCGCCGGGCAGCGACGTGCTCTGCCTGGACGGGCAGGGGTTCGCGCGCCGCCGCTGGGGGCTGGTCCCGGCCTGGGCCGACTCGCCGCAGATCGGGGCGCGGCTGATCAACGCCCGCAGCGAGACCGTGTTCGACAAGCCGTCCTTCCGGGAGGGGGCGCGGGCCCGGCGGCTCCTGGTCCCGGCCCAGGCCTTCTACGAGTGGCGGCGCGAGGGGCGCGTGCGCACGCCCTTCGCCTTCGGGCTGCGCGACGCGGACTGCTTCGCCATGGCCGGGATCGGGGCCAGCTGGACCGACCCGCGGAGCGGCCAGGTCCTGGACAGCCTGTCCGTGCTGACCTGCCCGCCCAACGCGGTCATGGCGGACATCCACGAGCGCATGCCGGTCATCCTGCCGCCCGCCGCCTGGTCCGCCTGGCTCGACCCGGCGGCCGAACGCGGGGACCTGGCCCGGCTGCTGGTCCCGTACCCGGCCGGGGCCATGCGCGTCTGGCCCGTGTCGCCGAGGGTCAACAGCCCGGTCACGGACGGTCCGGAACTGCTCGAAGCCGTGCCCGACCCCGGCCCGGACAAGGGACCTCCCGCGCCTCCGGAGCAGGGGCGGCTCCTGTGA
- the ffh gene encoding signal recognition particle protein, translating into MFESLQERLGATFSRLGGKKTLDENNIKEGLREVRLALLEADVNFKVVKRFVDQVKERALGDEVLKGLEPGQHFIKIVNEELIELLGGEQQDLDLKARPLKLMMVGLQGSGKTTSSGKIALFLRKQHGKKPYLVPADVYRPAAIDQLNTLARQLDVPVYPSTTDMNPVDICKDALVKAEELGCDLILFDTAGRLHIDEKLMDELANIKRECQPQEILFVADAMTGQDAVTVAESFNDKLGITGVVLTKMDGDARGGAALSIKTVTGRSVKFVGVGEKLSELELFHPDRIASRILGMGDMMTLIEKAQSEIDEEEAKALAEKMAKAEFDFEDFLGHMRKLKKLGSMEGLLKMIPGMGNIMKQLGDNALPEDEMKRTEAIISSMTLKERRQPELLKNASRKDRIARGSGVKIADVNALIKNFKQMSKVMQSMMGGGDGKKKKGLFGGLPKLPGLGGGMPDMGALGGMPGMPGMPGMPGAEEESRRTVSKKTLKERQKKKLNKKKNKKKRKK; encoded by the coding sequence TTGTTTGAGAGCCTGCAAGAAAGACTCGGCGCCACCTTCTCCAGGTTGGGCGGCAAAAAGACCCTTGACGAGAACAATATCAAGGAGGGTCTGAGGGAGGTGCGTCTGGCGCTCCTCGAGGCCGACGTCAACTTCAAGGTGGTCAAGCGGTTCGTCGATCAGGTCAAGGAACGCGCCCTGGGGGACGAGGTCCTCAAGGGTCTCGAACCCGGCCAGCACTTCATCAAGATCGTCAACGAGGAGCTCATCGAGCTGCTCGGCGGCGAGCAGCAGGACCTGGACCTCAAGGCCAGGCCGCTGAAGCTGATGATGGTCGGCCTCCAGGGCTCGGGCAAGACCACCTCCTCGGGCAAGATCGCGCTTTTCCTGCGCAAGCAGCACGGCAAGAAGCCGTACCTGGTGCCCGCCGACGTGTACCGCCCGGCGGCCATCGACCAGTTGAACACCCTGGCCCGGCAGCTTGACGTGCCGGTCTACCCGTCCACCACGGACATGAACCCGGTGGACATCTGCAAGGACGCCCTGGTCAAGGCGGAGGAGCTGGGCTGCGACCTGATCCTCTTCGACACCGCGGGCCGGCTGCACATCGACGAGAAGCTGATGGACGAGCTGGCGAACATCAAGCGCGAGTGCCAGCCCCAGGAAATTCTGTTCGTGGCCGACGCCATGACCGGCCAGGACGCGGTCACCGTGGCCGAGTCGTTCAACGACAAGCTCGGCATCACCGGCGTGGTCCTGACCAAGATGGACGGCGACGCCCGAGGCGGCGCGGCCCTGTCCATCAAGACCGTGACCGGCCGCTCGGTCAAGTTCGTGGGCGTGGGCGAGAAGCTCTCCGAGCTGGAGCTCTTCCACCCCGACCGCATCGCCTCGCGCATCCTCGGCATGGGCGACATGATGACCCTCATCGAGAAGGCCCAGAGCGAGATCGACGAGGAGGAGGCCAAGGCCCTGGCCGAGAAGATGGCCAAGGCCGAGTTCGATTTCGAGGACTTCCTGGGCCACATGCGCAAGCTCAAGAAGCTCGGCTCCATGGAGGGGCTGCTCAAGATGATCCCCGGCATGGGCAACATCATGAAGCAGCTGGGCGACAACGCCCTGCCCGAGGACGAGATGAAGCGCACCGAGGCGATCATCTCCTCCATGACCCTGAAGGAGCGCCGCCAGCCCGAACTGCTCAAGAACGCGAGCCGCAAGGACCGCATCGCCAGGGGCTCGGGCGTGAAGATCGCCGACGTCAATGCGCTCATCAAGAATTTCAAGCAGATGAGCAAGGTCATGCAGTCCATGATGGGCGGCGGCGACGGCAAGAAGAAAAAGGGATTGTTCGGCGGACTGCCCAAGCTGCCCGGCCTGGGCGGCGGCATGCCCGACATGGGCGCGCTGGGCGGCATGCCCGGAATGCCCGGCATGCCGGGGATGCCCGGCGCGGAGGAGGAGTCCAGGCGGACCGTCTCCAAGAAGACGCTGAAAGAGCGTCAGAAGAAAAAGCTGAACAAAAAGAAGAATAAGAAGAAGCGCAAAAAGTAA
- the rpsP gene encoding 30S ribosomal protein S16, translating to MAMKIRLSRMGSKKRPFYRVVALDSAVRRDGRPVEFLGHYNPMVQPNEISLDMEKIEKWLEKGAEPSNTVRSLLKKAGK from the coding sequence ATGGCAATGAAAATCAGACTGTCCCGTATGGGTTCCAAGAAGCGTCCCTTCTACCGCGTGGTGGCTCTCGACAGCGCCGTCCGCCGCGATGGACGCCCCGTCGAATTCCTCGGGCACTACAATCCCATGGTCCAGCCGAACGAGATCTCGCTGGACATGGAGAAGATCGAGAAGTGGCTGGAAAAGGGCGCGGAGCCCAGCAACACGGTTCGTTCTCTGCTCAAGAAAGCCGGCAAGTAG